One window from the genome of Acinetobacter lanii encodes:
- a CDS encoding L,D-transpeptidase family protein, whose amino-acid sequence MHNNKNLFWLIFSIIFMVILVIAYNKYSQFIPTSAEALTQDQTYSLNAVDIQNIRQNSPITDIHVYKAKRLVQLRHDTQIIRSYSMRLGFDPIGHKVQEGDGKTPEGHYVIDWRNPNSQFYKSLHISYPNAEDKKKAQDLGVSPGGDIMIHGSANHQQLKALPQLMDYLPQKDWTWGCVAVRNTDMDEIWQLVDNGTPIMIYP is encoded by the coding sequence ATGCATAACAATAAAAATCTCTTCTGGCTTATATTTTCTATTATTTTTATGGTGATTCTCGTGATCGCTTATAACAAGTACAGTCAATTTATTCCCACATCAGCAGAAGCCTTAACACAAGATCAGACCTATTCTTTGAATGCTGTAGACATTCAAAACATTCGACAAAACAGCCCAATCACGGACATTCATGTTTATAAAGCGAAACGCCTCGTTCAACTTCGACATGATACTCAAATCATACGCAGTTATAGCATGCGTTTGGGTTTCGATCCGATTGGGCATAAAGTTCAAGAAGGTGATGGTAAAACACCTGAGGGACACTATGTGATTGATTGGCGCAATCCCAATAGCCAATTCTATAAATCACTACACATCTCCTACCCCAATGCAGAAGATAAGAAAAAAGCACAAGATTTAGGGGTTTCCCCTGGAGGTGATATTATGATTCACGGTTCAGCGAATCACCAACAGCTCAAGGCCTTGCCTCAGCTCATGGATTATTTACCGCAAAAGGATTGGACTTGGGGATGTGTTGCCGTTCGTAATACAGATATGGATGAGATTTGGCAATTGGTCGATAATGGCACGCCGATTATGATTTACCCTTAA
- a CDS encoding cob(I)yrinic acid a,c-diamide adenosyltransferase — translation MGHRLSKIYTRTGDSGTTGLGDGSRVAKDDLRIHALGDVDELNSCIGLLRSQIAVSTIENKAKWDKSLSLIQHWLFDLGGEVCIPNFNMVLPVSVEFLENEIDEMNETLPMLKDFILPAGTLACSYAHQARSVCRRAERSLMTVHTRDQNIQATSLQLLNRLSDWLFVASRTLQHAEGGTEVLWQKNINDTI, via the coding sequence ATGGGACACCGTTTAAGTAAAATTTATACCCGTACAGGCGACTCTGGCACCACAGGTTTAGGTGATGGATCACGTGTCGCAAAAGATGACCTACGTATTCATGCCTTAGGTGATGTCGATGAACTCAATTCATGTATCGGTTTATTACGTTCACAAATTGCTGTCAGCACTATTGAAAACAAAGCCAAATGGGATAAATCTTTAAGCCTGATCCAACATTGGCTATTTGATTTAGGCGGTGAAGTCTGTATTCCTAATTTCAATATGGTTCTACCTGTTTCGGTTGAATTTCTCGAAAATGAAATTGATGAAATGAATGAAACCTTGCCGATGCTGAAAGATTTTATTCTCCCTGCAGGAACACTGGCATGTAGTTATGCCCATCAAGCGCGTTCAGTGTGTCGTCGTGCAGAGCGTAGCTTAATGACAGTACATACACGTGATCAAAATATTCAAGCCACTTCCCTGCAATTGCTGAATCGTTTGTCTGATTGGTTATTTGTCGCATCACGTACTCTACAACATGCAGAAGGCGGCACTGAAGTACTGTGGCAAAAAAATATTAACGACACGATTTAA
- a CDS encoding glycerophosphodiester phosphodiesterase produces MRIIGHRGARGEAPENTLGGFRYIQDVGIRAVEFDVRQLKDDQLIIMHDDQFLRTTGQSHDLYACSTADLQAFDQAYIWQDWTDFEITPSLQDSLQLMKNFEHIEVEVKAVDSLDEAQHLVEHLQQALTGFSNSAVITSFDLKIHQALQQQQSTFKRGLLIEDEVGHQAIDQALELNCCQIGWKNSLATEQLIKDTLEQGLNVSVWTVNEIERAKQLRDLGIQGLITDFPKMMSQHL; encoded by the coding sequence ATGCGAATCATTGGTCATCGTGGTGCACGTGGTGAAGCTCCTGAAAACACCTTAGGTGGCTTTCGTTATATTCAAGACGTAGGCATTCGTGCGGTCGAATTTGACGTTCGCCAGCTCAAAGATGACCAGTTGATTATTATGCACGATGACCAGTTTTTACGAACGACCGGTCAATCACATGATTTATATGCATGTTCAACTGCAGATTTACAGGCTTTTGATCAGGCCTATATTTGGCAAGATTGGACAGACTTTGAAATCACCCCGAGCCTTCAAGACTCCCTTCAACTGATGAAAAATTTCGAACATATTGAGGTTGAGGTCAAAGCAGTTGACAGTTTAGATGAAGCCCAGCATTTGGTTGAGCATTTACAACAGGCTTTAACTGGTTTTTCAAATTCAGCAGTAATCACCAGTTTTGATCTTAAAATTCATCAGGCTTTACAACAGCAACAATCAACGTTTAAACGTGGGCTGTTGATTGAAGATGAAGTGGGTCATCAAGCGATTGATCAGGCACTTGAGCTGAACTGTTGCCAAATCGGCTGGAAAAATAGTTTAGCGACAGAGCAACTGATTAAAGATACGCTCGAACAGGGATTAAATGTCAGTGTTTGGACAGTCAATGAGATTGAACGTGCAAAACAACTGCGTGATTTAGGCATTCAAGGGTTAATCACGGACTTTCCGAAAATGATGTCGCAACATCTATAA
- a CDS encoding response regulator: protein MKHVMLVEDEVELAQLVRDYLEAAGFEVSMFHDGQEAYDSFLQRKPSLMILDLMVPRMDGLTICRKVREQSDLPIIMVTARTEEIDRVLGLNMGADDYLCKPFSPKELVARVQAVLRRLERKAEPEESNLFRIDKAQQRIWYQQKSLSLTPTEFRLLELFLEHVGQVYSRAQLLDHINPDSFDVADRVIDSHIKNLRRKISDAAETGNRHEWVQAVYGVGYRFEYPED, encoded by the coding sequence ATGAAGCATGTGATGCTGGTTGAAGATGAAGTTGAACTTGCACAGTTGGTGCGAGACTATTTAGAAGCGGCTGGATTTGAAGTCAGTATGTTTCATGATGGTCAAGAAGCGTATGACAGCTTCTTACAACGTAAACCCAGCTTAATGATTTTGGACTTGATGGTGCCCCGTATGGATGGTTTAACCATTTGCCGTAAGGTGCGTGAGCAGTCCGACTTACCGATCATTATGGTGACGGCACGGACTGAAGAAATTGATCGTGTGCTAGGTCTAAATATGGGTGCAGATGACTATCTGTGTAAGCCGTTTAGCCCGAAAGAATTGGTGGCACGTGTGCAAGCAGTTTTACGTCGTTTAGAGCGTAAGGCTGAACCTGAAGAAAGCAATTTATTCCGCATTGATAAAGCGCAACAACGCATTTGGTATCAACAAAAATCCTTAAGTTTGACCCCAACTGAATTCCGTTTATTGGAATTGTTCTTAGAGCATGTGGGGCAGGTGTATTCACGCGCACAATTGCTTGACCATATTAACCCGGACAGCTTTGATGTGGCAGACCGTGTCATTGACAGCCATATTAAAAATTTACGCCGTAAGATTTCAGATGCAGCGGAAACTGGGAATCGTCATGAATGGGTTCAAGCTGTATATGGCGTAGGCTACCGCTTCGAATATCCTGAAGATTGA
- a CDS encoding acyl-CoA dehydrogenase C-terminal domain-containing protein has protein sequence MPQYKAPLRDMQFVLHELLNAEEHFTKLPAFQENVSRELLDQYLEAAADFCENELSPLNQVGDREGCTWNDGVVTTPTGFKEAYKKYVELGFPSLAAEEQYGGQGLPNSLGIIVSEMIGSSNWAWGMYPGLSHGAVRTLEHHGSEEQKNTYLPKLVSGEWTGTMCLTESHAGSDLGIIRTKAEPNGDGSYAISGEKIFISAGEHDMADNIVHIVLARLPGAPKGTKGISLFIVPKFNLTADGEVGERNGVRCGSIEHKMGIHGNATCVINFDRAKGFLIGPENRGLNCMFTFMNTARIGTAVQGLSASESSFQGALAYAKDRLAMRSLSGPKAPEKEADPIIVHPAVRNMLLTQKAFAEGGRALVYALAHHADIVEHGQTEEERKYADNLLSLLTPIAKAFLTEAGSEAAKHGVQVFGGHGFISEHGMEQIVRDTRIACLYEGTTEIQALDLLGRKVLQTQGAMLKDFTKIIHKFNEANKDNADLKEFVEPLAALNKEWGDLTMQIGMRAMQNPDEVGAAAVDYLYFSGYVTLAYFWARMALVAQQKLAAGTSEVDFYNAKITTARFYFKKILPRVRAHVDVISSGLEPLMSLDAEHFAF, from the coding sequence ATGCCACAATACAAAGCGCCCTTACGTGATATGCAATTTGTTTTGCATGAATTATTAAATGCTGAAGAACACTTCACAAAACTCCCTGCATTCCAAGAAAACGTAAGCCGTGAGTTGTTAGATCAATACTTAGAAGCTGCGGCTGATTTCTGTGAAAATGAATTATCTCCACTCAACCAAGTCGGTGACCGTGAAGGTTGTACGTGGAATGATGGTGTCGTTACGACGCCGACTGGCTTTAAAGAAGCGTATAAAAAATATGTAGAATTGGGCTTCCCATCATTGGCTGCTGAAGAGCAATACGGCGGTCAAGGTTTACCCAATTCTTTAGGCATTATCGTGTCTGAAATGATTGGTTCTTCAAACTGGGCATGGGGCATGTACCCAGGTCTGTCGCATGGTGCAGTACGTACGCTTGAGCATCATGGTTCTGAAGAACAAAAAAATACGTATCTACCAAAATTGGTTTCAGGTGAGTGGACAGGCACCATGTGTCTTACAGAATCACATGCAGGTTCTGATTTAGGCATTATCCGTACCAAAGCTGAACCGAATGGTGACGGTAGTTATGCGATTTCGGGTGAGAAAATCTTTATCTCAGCGGGTGAGCATGACATGGCGGACAACATTGTTCACATCGTTCTTGCACGCTTACCAGGTGCACCGAAAGGCACCAAAGGTATCTCACTGTTCATCGTACCGAAGTTTAACCTCACTGCTGACGGTGAAGTGGGCGAACGTAATGGCGTACGTTGTGGTTCAATCGAGCATAAAATGGGGATCCATGGTAATGCGACCTGTGTGATCAACTTTGACCGTGCCAAAGGTTTCTTGATCGGCCCTGAAAACCGTGGTCTAAACTGCATGTTTACCTTCATGAACACTGCACGTATTGGTACTGCTGTACAAGGTCTATCTGCATCTGAGTCATCTTTCCAAGGTGCGCTTGCATACGCCAAAGATCGTTTAGCAATGCGTTCACTTTCAGGCCCTAAAGCGCCAGAAAAAGAAGCAGATCCAATTATCGTGCATCCTGCTGTACGTAATATGCTGTTAACACAAAAAGCATTTGCTGAAGGTGGTCGTGCCCTTGTATATGCTTTGGCTCATCATGCTGACATCGTAGAACACGGTCAAACTGAAGAAGAACGTAAATATGCAGACAATCTATTGTCGCTATTGACGCCTATTGCTAAAGCATTCTTGACTGAAGCAGGTTCAGAAGCTGCGAAACATGGTGTTCAAGTCTTCGGTGGTCACGGCTTTATTTCTGAACACGGCATGGAGCAGATCGTACGTGATACACGTATTGCTTGCTTATATGAAGGTACAACAGAAATTCAAGCATTGGATTTGCTTGGTCGTAAAGTTCTGCAAACCCAAGGTGCAATGTTAAAAGACTTCACCAAAATCATCCATAAATTCAATGAAGCAAACAAAGACAATGCTGATTTGAAAGAATTTGTTGAGCCATTGGCTGCGCTGAACAAAGAATGGGGTGATTTGACCATGCAAATTGGTATGCGTGCGATGCAAAACCCAGATGAAGTGGGTGCAGCAGCAGTCGATTACCTGTACTTCTCAGGATATGTGACTTTGGCATACTTCTGGGCACGTATGGCTTTGGTTGCACAACAAAAATTGGCTGCAGGTACATCTGAAGTTGACTTCTACAATGCGAAAATTACCACAGCTCGCTTCTACTTCAAGAAAATCTTGCCACGTGTACGCGCTCACGTTGATGTGATCTCTAGTGGTTTAGAGCCATTGATGTCTTTAGATGCTGAACATTTCGCATTCTAA
- a CDS encoding acyl-CoA desaturase: MNAPLPKAPINWIAVFALVFIPIVALIAIPLYAMNHDFSAGAWISMFVLLGVSSLGITAGYHRLWAHRAYEATTPLKILLMIMGTFAVQNSILYWASGHRTHHRHVDDVEQDPYSINNGFWYAHIGWMLRDYPAAEPNYKNAPDLLKDKVVMFQDKYYIPLVAAVHAAILIPVGYLVGDMWGVMLLGGLVRLILSHHVTFFINSLCHMWGKRPYTDENTARDNFWLAIATWGEGYHNYHHIFQYDYRNGVKWWQYDPTKWLIWTFSKFGLAKNLRRIPSFNIKKAELAMKFKYAQQDLAVYGHNMTEDIATAKLRIAQEYDAFSQTLNDWAKLKEQEIQAKKASVAEKIHQMDSKLKDEFHQVELRLSQHRETLNQLMRNLKKGAVSN; this comes from the coding sequence ATGAATGCTCCCCTACCCAAAGCCCCAATTAACTGGATTGCAGTTTTCGCATTGGTGTTTATCCCTATTGTTGCACTGATCGCTATCCCGCTTTATGCCATGAATCATGATTTTAGCGCGGGTGCATGGATCAGTATGTTCGTTTTACTCGGCGTCAGTAGCTTGGGGATTACGGCAGGTTATCACCGCTTATGGGCACATCGTGCGTATGAAGCGACGACCCCTTTAAAAATTCTGTTAATGATTATGGGGACCTTTGCGGTTCAAAACAGCATTCTGTATTGGGCATCTGGTCACCGTACCCATCACCGTCATGTCGATGATGTGGAACAAGATCCATACTCGATTAACAATGGTTTTTGGTACGCGCATATTGGTTGGATGCTCCGTGACTATCCTGCTGCGGAACCAAACTATAAAAATGCACCAGATTTGTTAAAAGACAAAGTGGTAATGTTCCAAGACAAATATTACATTCCCTTAGTTGCGGCTGTACATGCTGCGATTCTAATCCCTGTCGGTTATTTGGTGGGTGATATGTGGGGTGTGATGTTATTGGGTGGTTTAGTCCGCTTGATTTTGAGCCATCATGTGACGTTCTTTATTAACTCTTTATGCCACATGTGGGGCAAACGTCCATATACCGACGAGAACACTGCACGTGACAACTTCTGGCTAGCGATTGCGACTTGGGGTGAGGGTTATCATAACTATCACCATATTTTCCAATACGATTATCGTAATGGCGTGAAATGGTGGCAGTACGATCCAACCAAATGGTTGATTTGGACGTTCTCTAAATTCGGTTTGGCGAAAAACCTGCGTCGTATTCCAAGCTTTAACATCAAGAAAGCCGAATTGGCGATGAAGTTTAAATATGCGCAGCAAGACCTTGCGGTGTATGGTCATAACATGACTGAAGATATTGCAACTGCGAAACTGCGTATTGCTCAAGAATATGATGCCTTCTCTCAAACCCTAAATGATTGGGCAAAATTGAAAGAGCAAGAAATTCAAGCCAAAAAAGCTTCTGTTGCTGAAAAGATTCATCAAATGGACAGCAAACTAAAAGATGAGTTCCATCAAGTTGAGCTGCGTTTGTCGCAACACCGTGAAACTTTAAATCAGTTGATGCGCAATCTTAAAAAAGGTGCCGTTTCAAACTAA
- a CDS encoding MmcQ/YjbR family DNA-binding protein encodes MHGDEIQKLALKVALSLPETTLSQPFGVGCDVVKVMDKVFLLSTQYQQQLLVNLKCDPIYADELKALYPSIRAGYHMNKKHWISVYEGEHIDALLIEDLVKDSYALVVKKIGKVERLRIQLLR; translated from the coding sequence ATGCATGGAGATGAGATTCAAAAACTCGCGCTTAAAGTTGCGTTAAGTCTGCCTGAAACCACATTAAGTCAACCTTTTGGTGTTGGGTGTGATGTGGTCAAAGTCATGGATAAAGTATTTCTACTCTCGACGCAATATCAACAACAGCTTTTGGTGAATTTAAAGTGTGATCCAATCTATGCAGATGAATTAAAAGCACTCTACCCTTCAATTCGAGCGGGTTATCACATGAATAAAAAGCATTGGATTTCAGTATATGAAGGTGAACATATTGATGCTTTATTGATTGAGGATTTGGTGAAAGATTCTTATGCGTTGGTGGTCAAGAAAATTGGCAAAGTTGAACGTTTAAGAATTCAGTTACTTAGGTAG
- the baeS gene encoding sensor histidine kinase efflux regulator BaeS has product MKIRRVPIALRLFLTVLLTTLVITTVSLSVLHWTMQKNFAKYVADVEMQKLDHLIENLGGVYGVYKDWGNAVQAQILQIEGKAAPDDYDKLSRWWLRRQYDIAQQQRYFKEHTLMSEIEAQQSQTINKQELKVLEENLPSPYRPFEGLKFPLSANQNQFRNADKNGDNRNSSLRTSEQQQGKKLFISMADHLGLSARLSLYDAKQQFILGEPSENPVSYRAIMVNDQIVGYLGLRPVLDQDDALSINFFSNQKRYLLLIYILTLMASLVAALLLATYFKKPIQQLLNATRELTKGNFQHQVKVNRNDELGDLSTEINQLAVILDQHENSRRQWVADTSHELKTPLAVLQAQIEAMQDGIRKPTPEHFDSMLRQVSSLKKLTQDLADLAQAEAQQLNFYFTEADPWDVVLQEIENFKPKFDQADLTISAQGQGTHLQLDVDRFKQIMVNLLGNSIRYTEAGGEVKVHTEQDAHNWSVIVDDSPLGLTDEQLTQLGQRFYRVDDSRTRSTGGTGLGLALSGKIAQGLGGTLTFDHSPLGGLRCKLTFPKQSKA; this is encoded by the coding sequence TTGAAGATACGCCGTGTGCCCATTGCACTTCGCTTATTTTTAACCGTGCTATTGACCACCTTGGTCATTACCACCGTGAGTTTAAGTGTGTTGCATTGGACGATGCAAAAAAACTTTGCCAAATATGTTGCAGATGTTGAAATGCAAAAACTCGATCACCTGATTGAAAATTTAGGTGGTGTATATGGCGTATATAAAGACTGGGGCAATGCAGTTCAAGCGCAAATTTTGCAAATTGAAGGTAAGGCAGCACCGGATGACTATGACAAGTTGTCGCGTTGGTGGTTACGCCGTCAGTATGATATTGCGCAGCAGCAGCGTTATTTTAAAGAACATACTTTAATGAGTGAGATTGAAGCCCAACAATCTCAAACCATTAATAAGCAAGAACTTAAAGTTCTTGAGGAAAATTTGCCGTCACCTTATCGACCGTTTGAGGGCTTGAAGTTTCCGCTCAGTGCCAATCAAAATCAATTCCGCAATGCCGACAAAAATGGCGATAACCGTAATTCGAGTTTGAGAACCTCAGAGCAGCAACAGGGTAAGAAGTTGTTTATTTCAATGGCAGATCATTTGGGCTTGAGCGCAAGACTGTCACTTTATGATGCGAAACAACAGTTTATTTTAGGTGAACCATCGGAGAATCCAGTGTCGTATCGAGCGATTATGGTCAATGATCAAATCGTGGGATATTTGGGTTTACGCCCCGTATTGGATCAAGATGATGCCTTGAGTATTAATTTCTTTAGTAATCAAAAGCGTTATTTATTGCTGATTTATATTCTGACTTTAATGGCGAGTTTGGTGGCGGCTTTACTGTTGGCAACTTATTTTAAAAAGCCGATTCAACAGTTATTAAATGCGACGCGTGAATTGACCAAAGGCAATTTTCAACATCAAGTCAAAGTCAATCGTAATGATGAATTGGGTGATTTATCCACTGAGATTAATCAGCTTGCGGTGATTTTAGATCAGCATGAAAATTCACGTCGTCAGTGGGTGGCCGATACTTCTCATGAACTCAAAACCCCCTTAGCCGTATTGCAGGCACAGATTGAAGCGATGCAGGATGGGATTCGTAAACCGACGCCTGAACATTTTGATTCCATGCTCCGTCAAGTCAGCAGTTTGAAAAAACTGACCCAAGATTTGGCTGACTTGGCGCAAGCCGAAGCACAGCAGTTGAATTTCTATTTCACTGAGGCCGATCCGTGGGATGTGGTATTACAAGAGATTGAAAACTTTAAACCTAAATTTGATCAGGCGGATTTGACCATTTCAGCACAAGGCCAGGGGACACATTTACAATTAGATGTAGATCGTTTTAAACAAATTATGGTTAATTTACTGGGCAATAGCATTCGCTACACCGAAGCAGGTGGTGAAGTGAAAGTGCATACTGAACAAGATGCCCACAATTGGAGTGTGATTGTCGATGACAGTCCTTTAGGACTGACGGATGAACAATTGACACAATTGGGTCAGCGCTTCTACCGTGTGGATGATTCGCGTACACGTAGCACCGGCGGAACAGGGCTTGGTTTGGCATTGTCAGGTAAAATTGCCCAAGGTTTGGGTGGTACGCTCACTTTTGATCATTCACCATTGGGTGGTTTGCGTTGCAAATTGACCTTTCCAAAACAGTCTAAAGCATAA
- a CDS encoding protein adenylyltransferase SelO, which yields MQFNSHYNTLSPKLYHHQQPLPLKGAKAGHFNIALAKQLNWSDEDIQAWVEICSGQKTFAEFEPLAMVYAGHQFGQWAGQLGDGRGLLIAQILDKNHQTIDLHLKGAGSTPYSRMGDGRAVLRSTIREYLAGHALNSLGVVSSNAVGFTSSDQGVQREKLERGAMMLRTSDCHIRLGHFEWINQYQGDLLTEFTQKCIEWHYPKCLEAEQPILAFATQVIQNTAVMIAKWQLVGFAHGVMNTDNLNITGSTLDFGPYGFMERFRPNWINNHSDHHGRYTYQQQPSIGHWNLWNWLNNLVPLCPAEFDKEQWKDALATCLEHYEPTFLEHYKMGLNQKMGLPSFHKDSFDCAMAFLRILQSEQLDYTQSFIRLQNKEYETIKDDCLDRRAFESFLSLYDSIRKHQDTAELDAEMQKANPHYILRNHMAQKAIELAEANDFSEVDRLFQLLSQPFKKQPDLEQPQDLGPLPSDVPEVMVSCSS from the coding sequence ATGCAATTTAATTCTCACTACAATACTCTAAGCCCTAAGCTTTACCATCATCAGCAACCTCTCCCACTCAAAGGGGCAAAAGCAGGTCATTTTAATATAGCCTTGGCCAAGCAACTGAATTGGTCTGATGAGGATATACAGGCTTGGGTTGAGATCTGTAGCGGACAAAAAACCTTTGCTGAATTTGAACCCTTAGCGATGGTCTATGCAGGTCATCAATTTGGTCAATGGGCAGGTCAATTGGGTGATGGTCGTGGTTTACTGATTGCTCAAATTTTAGATAAAAATCATCAAACCATTGATCTGCATTTAAAAGGGGCAGGTTCAACGCCTTACTCTCGTATGGGTGATGGACGTGCCGTGTTACGTTCTACGATTCGCGAATATCTGGCAGGTCATGCACTCAATTCCTTAGGTGTGGTTTCAAGTAATGCGGTTGGATTCACCTCTTCCGATCAAGGCGTGCAACGTGAAAAGCTAGAACGTGGTGCCATGATGTTACGGACTTCAGATTGTCACATTCGTTTGGGACATTTTGAATGGATTAATCAGTACCAAGGTGACTTGCTTACTGAATTTACGCAAAAATGTATTGAGTGGCATTACCCGAAATGTCTAGAAGCTGAACAACCAATCTTAGCTTTTGCTACGCAAGTGATTCAAAACACTGCGGTGATGATAGCCAAATGGCAATTGGTGGGTTTCGCACACGGCGTGATGAATACCGACAACCTCAATATTACAGGCTCAACGCTCGACTTCGGTCCCTATGGTTTTATGGAACGCTTCCGCCCGAATTGGATCAATAACCATTCCGATCATCATGGACGTTATACCTACCAACAACAACCAAGTATTGGGCATTGGAATCTATGGAATTGGCTAAATAATCTAGTGCCTCTATGCCCTGCTGAATTCGATAAAGAGCAATGGAAAGACGCACTAGCCACATGTTTGGAGCACTATGAGCCTACCTTCCTAGAGCATTACAAAATGGGCTTAAATCAAAAAATGGGACTGCCGTCTTTCCATAAAGACAGTTTTGATTGTGCCATGGCTTTCTTACGGATTTTGCAAAGCGAGCAATTGGATTACACCCAAAGTTTTATCCGTTTGCAAAACAAAGAATATGAAACCATTAAAGATGATTGCTTAGACCGTCGTGCTTTTGAAAGTTTCTTAAGCCTGTATGACAGCATTCGTAAACATCAGGATACTGCTGAATTGGATGCGGAAATGCAGAAGGCTAATCCTCACTATATTTTACGTAATCATATGGCGCAGAAAGCCATTGAATTGGCAGAGGCTAATGATTTTTCTGAGGTCGATCGACTATTTCAGCTTCTCAGTCAGCCCTTCAAGAAGCAACCTGATTTAGAGCAACCCCAAGACCTTGGACCATTACCCAGTGATGTGCCAGAAGTCATGGTGAGCTGTTCTTCATAA
- a CDS encoding amino acid permease: MNNETPKLQRRLKNRHIQLIAMGGAIGTGLFLGSAHIIQSAGPSIILGYLMGGLIAFLIMRQLGEMIVHEPVTGSFSYFAFKYWGKFSGFLTGWNYWILYILVAMTELTAIGKYINYWWPHIPAWGSVLFFFVVVTLANLANVKLYAESEFWLSLIKVIAIVSMIGFGLYLLITADVGSTVSISNLWAHGGFFPNGFEGLFYMLAFMMFAFGGIELISMTAAETENPDQNIPKAINQTVIRVFLFYICSLAVLLSLVPWNQLQLGDLDHSPFVMIFSQMGIAWAAHLLNFIILTASLSVCNSGMYANSRMLLGLAEQGNAPQVFKRVNQHGTPIAAVLFSALLIFGCVLLNYFLPEKALSYLIYVVVAAAVLNWIMISLIHLKFRQAMKQQGIQSKFPALFAPLTNYLVLAFMLMLLYIMWTQGFMLSVLMLPVWIAVLFGVFKLRNKRT, from the coding sequence TTGAACAACGAGACGCCCAAACTTCAGCGCCGTTTGAAGAATCGTCATATCCAACTCATCGCCATGGGCGGTGCAATTGGTACAGGACTTTTCTTAGGTTCAGCACATATTATCCAGTCTGCGGGCCCGTCGATTATTTTGGGCTACTTGATGGGTGGTTTGATTGCGTTCCTGATTATGCGCCAATTGGGTGAAATGATTGTGCATGAACCCGTGACAGGTTCATTTAGTTATTTTGCATTTAAATATTGGGGTAAGTTTTCAGGATTTCTCACCGGCTGGAACTATTGGATTCTCTATATTTTGGTGGCGATGACCGAGCTCACTGCCATTGGTAAATATATCAATTATTGGTGGCCTCATATTCCTGCTTGGGGATCTGTACTGTTCTTTTTTGTGGTGGTGACACTTGCCAATTTAGCCAATGTAAAACTTTATGCTGAGTCTGAATTTTGGTTATCTCTGATTAAAGTGATCGCCATAGTCAGCATGATTGGTTTTGGACTGTATTTGCTGATTACTGCCGATGTGGGTTCGACTGTTTCGATCAGTAATTTATGGGCACATGGTGGCTTCTTCCCAAATGGTTTTGAAGGCTTATTTTATATGCTGGCCTTTATGATGTTTGCCTTTGGGGGGATTGAACTGATCAGCATGACCGCAGCAGAAACGGAAAATCCGGATCAGAATATTCCGAAAGCCATCAATCAAACCGTGATTCGAGTATTTTTATTCTATATTTGTTCATTGGCGGTTTTGCTGTCGTTGGTGCCATGGAATCAGTTGCAATTGGGGGATTTAGACCATAGTCCCTTTGTGATGATTTTTAGTCAGATGGGGATTGCTTGGGCTGCACATTTACTGAATTTTATTATTTTGACGGCATCACTTTCTGTTTGTAATAGCGGTATGTATGCCAATAGTCGCATGTTATTGGGCTTGGCAGAACAGGGCAATGCACCGCAAGTGTTTAAGCGTGTGAATCAGCATGGGACTCCGATCGCAGCCGTTCTATTTTCAGCATTATTGATCTTTGGTTGTGTGTTGCTGAATTACTTCTTGCCTGAAAAAGCCTTAAGTTATTTGATTTATGTGGTGGTGGCAGCTGCGGTATTGAACTGGATCATGATCAGTTTAATTCATTTAAAATTTAGACAAGCCATGAAACAACAGGGGATTCAAAGCAAGTTTCCTGCGCTATTTGCACCATTGACCAATTATTTGGTTTTAGCGTTTATGTTGATGTTGTTATACATCATGTGGACGCAAGGCTTTATGTTGTCGGTGTTGATGTTGCCAGTATGGATAGCGGTGTTATTTGGTGTGTTTAAGCTTCGAAATAAAAGGACTTAA